A region of the Candidatus Woesearchaeota archaeon genome:
CAGCACAGGAGCCTTCCTTTTACCCATTATTAACGGTTCGTGAGAACTTAGCCTATTTTGCTGCAATGTATGGTCTCTCTGGCGATGTGCAACAAACGAATATCAAAATCCTGATGGCCCTTATGGATTTGCTTACTGTTCCGGATACTCGCGCAATGTACTTGTCTCATAGTCAACAGAAGCGATTGGATATTGCATGTGCCGTTATCCATGATCCAAAGATAGTCATCCTTGATGAGCCAACTCTTGATGTTGATTCATTTGTTAAAGGAAAGATTTGGGAGTTCATCCGTAAGATGAACGAAAAGGGAACAACCGTTATCATTACTTCAAATGATGGTGAAGAACTTGAGGCAATATGTTCCCGGATTTTAATGCTTTACAATGGAAGAGTATTGAAAATTGCAAAACCAAAAGAATTGCGTGCCTATCATTCCAAGTTACAAGAGATCCATCTCCAGACACAGTCAGGAAGCTATGATCTTCTCCTTAAACTTCTTGAAAAAGAACACACCAAACTTGATATCAAAAAAGTAACTGTCAAAGATGGGCATCTTATTCTGACGACGCCAAACCTAGAGGCATCAGCTCTGTTTGCGCTTAAATCTATTAAAGAAAGTGGGGATGCCCTGCTCGATATCTCTGTTGCACGTCCAACCT
Encoded here:
- a CDS encoding ABC transporter ATP-binding protein; amino-acid sequence: MPSTSLPTLLRCSHLSKAYGKKPILQDISFEVQREEIFGILGTGGSGKTALLHLLVGFDEPLTGTVEYRAQHVLDMGDAAPFRSVVEILPELKKQFGFAAQEPSFYPLLTVRENLAYFAAMYGLSGDVQQTNIKILMALMDLLTVPDTRAMYLSHSQQKRLDIACAVIHDPKIVILDEPTLDVDSFVKGKIWEFIRKMNEKGTTVIITSNDGEELEAICSRILMLYNGRVLKIAKPKELRAYHSKLQEIHLQTQSGSYDLLLKLLEKEHTKLDIKKVTVKDGHLILTTPNLEASALFALKSIKESGDALLDISVARPTLKEVFEQLIEEANKGGKS